DNA from Malus sylvestris chromosome 11, drMalSylv7.2, whole genome shotgun sequence:
ACGTGAATAATAAGAATATATTGTTGTTGTTTTCCCACTCCAAATTTTGTTCTTTGGGCAGGTATGTTGGCCTTCGAATACTGGAAGAAAGATCAGCTAGCAAGGGGCGTTGATCATAATTCAACATTTCAACCGTATATTGGATATCTTTAATATCAGAATGACACGTTTCTTTAAGATTTTGATTAATTTCTCATGTAATAGGTTGAAGATTATTCAACAATGTTTAGTGTTATGGCCAATTTGGCATGTAATAAGTTGAAGACTATTCAACAAGGTTTAGTTATGGCCAATTTGGCATGTAATAAGTTGAAGACTATTCAACAAGGTTTAGTGTCATGGTTAAATTGTCACGTAATAAGTTGAAGAGTATTCAACAAGGtttagtgtgtgtgtatatatatacatatactgtTATATGTCTTGAAATTATTGCATTGAACgaaaaagggaaaattttaCAGACTGAGTTTTCTTTCTAGCTAAGTTTCTTTAAGGTTTGCCTCTAAAATGCAACTAAACAATGAAATTGTGTAttccaaaaaaaccaaaaaacaatgaaattgtTTACAAACAATATTTGTCAGTTTTTTTCATTTCTGTTAATTTCCCCTAAGTTTTatcagttttttttcttctttttaaattgttttcaaaCAATACTTGTATCAGTTGACTTCTCGaagtaattttttttggaaGACTTGTCAAATTAATGAGAACAAAGTTTGGGGATTTTAAAGATCCCGTGATCGCGATCGTTGGTaatatatcgtgcggtcagtttttattagttactatttatatttaattttaaattttaaaataatttttaacaatATAATTCCGATCATGagatccctaggatcctcaAGAAAAGAATCCGAATTCAGCTATATACCAATTTAAACAATGCATATATTATTGACActttaaaaatttcattctataCTGTATACTCTGTACTCTATGATGAAaaatcaaattccaaatttccatCCCAATTTTTCCGAGAAACAAGCTGAATATTCTCTTTCCAGGAAGGCAAAGAAGCCGAAAAAGAAGAGCATCGCCGCTGCGTCGGCGGTGGGTATGGTGGCGTCTCTACTCGATTTCAACGCCAGTCCGAGTCTTTCATCACAGAGCTTTGAGCCACCATTTCCATGGCCGACGGCAAAGTCTATCGCATATGAATTCTTCTTGTCCGTCAATGGCAAACCCGTCTGTAAGCAGATGacgtcttcaattttttttcttcgaacCCCGGTGTGCCCGCATCCCGCCCCAGATCCGTCAATCTCCATCCCAAAagccaaaaaaatgaaaacgtaTCATAATTTTCCACACTCAGTACAGAAACAGAGAATTCCTACCCAATTTCTCTCATTTTCCATCTAACCAAACACACCCAATTTTCTTCCCAGACAACATGCAGAGCCTAAACCACCCGTTCCACTTCAAATTCTCAAAAACCCAGCTAAATCCATAAACCAAAAgctaaaagaaataaaaaaatttctcactgAGGAAGACGCTGAGGTTAGGGTGGGGTTCTGCATTTGCAGTAGGTTGGGTGGAAGTGGCGGTGAAGCagatttggggttttttttttttttcattttctatttttaagcttttaattattaaaaaaaaaacctaatttttattaattaaatattttttaatagttgTTTGGCCATGTGACCCAAGTTTAGTAGTCACGTGTACAAATATGGAAATCATTATTACCACATCATTACTTAACGGTTAACTTAACATATTTTTAtgatattgaaataaaataaaagtaaatgtatgagattgaaatgtttgAAAGCTGTTATATGAGATTGTAATTGCACCCAAACTTGAGGATGccaaatgtaatttaccctaaaacaatttacatttaaagtttaagttGAGTGTAGAGTAAAattatatgggttcaaataaatgtttcttgaaaacaattcacatttaaaatttgttagGTGTAGTGTGAAAttatatgagttcaaataaataTTTCCATAAAACAATTCATATTTAAAGTTTAACTTGGGAGTAAGGTAAAATTATAGGAGTTCAAATAAATTTTTCCTAAATCTTTTTACAGAGAAAGGGCATTAATGTTATAAGCTCAATGCACATTAATGTTATCTTATTCTATTCGATTGTTCATATACAAATAATTGTGCGCGAATTTAATTCTAACAATTAATGGTTTATTGAGAAATGAATTCACATGCTTCCTTGAACAATCACCGTACCATGGACGACAAACAGTGACGTTGAGAGAAGAACTATTTTCTGCTGCTAACAAataaggacaaggattgtctgtccTCCCACTTTTCATACCctctcgtgccctcctgtttgtgtggtcacagttaagtcatgtcaacattttatattactattcatttttgttttattatctctataaaaaaaataatataaaatgttgacgtggcttaaccgtgaccacacaaaacaggagggcacgggaaggcaccgaaagtgggagggcagacaatccttgtccaacaAATAAAGGCTACCAATGCTGCCATCCCTGTACAAACACTTAACGTCGCTAATCATTTATGCGCCACATGCTGTCTGATATGAAAGGAGTGACGAAGAAATTCTTAGGGGTGTTCATAATGGAAAATGAATCATTTGCGGATCTCTTCTTTCTAATACATTAAATCAGGGGACTATTAAAATCTAATTCAATGATTGCAAACGGGAgttcactttaaaagttataataaatttagccgttgaatcaaattttaatagttCGAATTTCCTGATTTGATGAATTAGAAAGAAGAGATCCGGAGATGGTCTTTTTCCATCGTAATGTTTAAAGTTATTCCCAAATGAAGATCGTGAATAACCATGAAGTATTATGATTCGTACAAAGTTAAAAGGGAAGTCCTGCTTTCTTTTATCATTGGCGTATGAGTCTATTTGATTATTTAATTAGTTGTTCCAAACAATTTCTTTGTTTAATGTCGAAAGTTTGAAATAATTTAATCCCGAAGGGAGTTCGGACTGGTAGACGTGGACCCACTCCAACTCACTCAaattcttagaataaaactcCAATTTTATGTTctaaacttatttcaatttgcTCTTACTCTTGgaacaaatataaattttaactcAAAACTCATTTCTATGGCAAATTTAGGCCATTATTTCATCTAGGTTAGTGGGGCTGACCCAccatatatgtattttttttaattttatatttataaattaattaaatccaaCAGTTGAGATCTAATATGATTAaatccaatggtaaaaaaaatctaaacggtccaaatttaaatctaattgctatagtaatttaaaaaattattttatgtgtttcatattctttcataatgTTCCATGATGTCggtttattgattttttaatatttatcggaatctaaatGTTTTGACGTTAAAAtgttcaaaaaattaaattaggatggtatacataatttttttttaaatgttagtttaagaaaaaaaaaaggtatcctaaattcattctttaataatttcggGCTAAAAATTTAATCTAGAATGATTAAACGAGAAAAACTGTTTACGTGTTAAAACCTAAATATCACACGGGTTAaaatttttaggttttaacgcAAGAGTTAGAGATGGTCTTAGTGTCAATATAGGATTCTAAGGTACCATTTTAAACACGGCATTacactataaatatatatgacaaatgGTTCTTCCATTCCTAATTTTCTAACCCTTTGTAAagtccaaaaacaaaaatatttctcATGAATTTTAACCTTTAATGACAAAACTCAAACTCACCATCGCAAACATTCATTTCGCCCGAAACTGGAGACATCATAGGAATGAAACCTGCAATACAAAAAAcggaaaaataatcaaatattcATATGAATCAAGCCTACCTCAAAACTAGAAGGATCAATCTCTTATGTTAATCTTGGTAAAAACATGTAGCAAACGCAGGCATAGCCATGTTGGCTAAAGCAAATGTTGTCATCCCTGTGCAACCGAGTTCAAATTCTTCACCTCACAGtctatattgaattaatgtaaaatatttttCGTATCAATAAAAAAAGCCAAACTTGGTAAAACCAGTAAAGAAAAGGCTAAATAAAATGATACAAGACTGTCTTTAAGAGAAACCAGGTCAATATTAATCTGATTATACACTTTCTGTTGGAAATTTTAAGTTGATATTTCATTGTCTCACATTGGTCACCACCAAAATGTTCCCTCattttataaggctttgtccttttTAGAAAGATAtttcattgtcccacattggtcacCACCAAAAGGTTCCcccactttataaggctttgtccctttcagaaagtgattggagttaTGGAACATGGAGAATAAAGTTATACTCAACCTTGGATTTGGACTTTGGGAtgtgctaattaattgattatttgtgacagcccgtccctaattttaagattttttaaagttttaataacggattttacaaaaatgtccGTTGAGGTACgcgcattattcgaggttaatcatTGTATcatgccatctaagatttgttttcttgacatatcctcgtagtactcgtcgctacggacgTGTGGGCGCCGACGGTTCgttatttggagttataacgaaaaagattttaaagtttgaagtttgggcattttataaattttattattaaaatttggatggtcCAGATTTAATAAAGAATTAAATGGATGGCTGGGATGAGAGAAGAAGgtttgtatgtgtgtgtgcgtaagaagaagaagaagaatgaggattggGCAGTCgggaggaaggaagaaaggaaaaaaaaatgggattgggcaaaactgcccaatctgaaagaagaaggaggggacgaatcaggagaagagagaaggagaggatgGGCAATCGGAACagagaaaggaggaaaggagagagggcgagaagcggaggagagaaggaagaaaaatgggTCTTCATCCGCGACCCGTTTCCACCCGCGACACCCACACCCAAATTCCGACAATTTTCACCGGAATTCTCACAAATTGGATCAAGGTACCACTTCCAATCAACACCTAGGCCTTCCCTCTTCATGTTTCACcccaaaaatcatgaaatttcgTGGTGATTTCGTGAAGAACACCCACACGGGTGCCTCAACTTTCTTGTTCAAAATTCGCCCAATTTCGaagcaatttctttcaattactaacaccaTTAGCATTCCCTTAGGACCTGGAACAAAGACCAAGCATTAGTTGGAGCATCGGAGTGGttttggaggtcgaattgaaaacacccatttctagggttccgcacggattttggtgaaattggagctcttccaggccaaattggccttggccttaggtataaagtttactttactcattgagatcttcaattctgtattttttgagaatttttggaaatagttggattttccagcgagccggggcggcccgtgcggcggcgcgtggctaatggcccgccaatgtcattcttagcatgtgtttaaggttctaggttcagttttaataattgatggacgtaaattgagtaattgaacctaagttcgttacgattcgtggttaggcctaaaaggtgaatcgacgatccaaccgtcggatcgtcaccaaactttgatacattataatacgtaatatttgaggattataggaacttacggatcaggaatcctatttacggatctttcggaattggagttgtaagttcataaaatagaatgttaaccgtcacttggttctggaaattgacggagatccgaccgttggatggtaatgaaattttaggatgttgtcctagaggtatattgtggacctctggaagttatggatttgaaatctgagttgcagatcttccggattgaactacgtagtgacgtgttttatataagtattATATtttatcgatatgatttctgaggttggatttgattattgttctaggcgccgatcgtcatgacgccttgatgtgtggtgctagggagttgttgggtgaactccaggtgagtgggcaatatttatgtttatacatatatactattgatatttttcccagaaattgagtttaaatgaaagtacgttttaaaatgccatgcatgcatattatgaattatatgatttggtatatgatgcatatatgtgaaatggtgttgtggacgcacaggtgagtatcaggtgaggtttatgttgttcatgtgatttattgatgatgtgaattgtgttgagagctcacaACCTGCacccccggtgttagtgcttatgttattcaccctgcatcacacgctcaccttggatccaagtagatgctagtcgtatagaccactagaggtggttccgacatgccagtcgtacagaccattagaggggttccgactggtaggtgactttagattatgtgcacagatgattgatgagagaagcactagagcgtattatttcaccatcttagtcgtacagactactataggtagttccgacttatgtgcagtgtagtgccgtacaggtcacagttggtgactccgacagggccgtacaggtcacagttggtgactccggctggatgggatattgagctatagaatcaacCGTACATGACCActatagggtctccggttgatttattatttcacctgatttatattgatgcattcatattatattttggcatatggCATGGTATATTCTTTCTAAAAAGCGTTGAAGAATTGTgatttgagcttttgatgatatatatatatatatatatatatatatatatatgtttatatactttttttttctgggaaagtatacaggttttacagcgaggggttagaaatgttttcgaaaaactttgttttactgacccactcaattttgttttgcgcccctccaggttctagatagcagagctttggtggccacgaggaatccaacggtgttctgacataactcacaaaagtaggactcacactcgggtgtttcatcttaataattgtatttttaaagttTCCGAACTgcgtaaatggttacgtcactctcacgtgacggccagcatgccatCCTTCGGGACGAGGTGTGtcattattaatatatatttaatatataattgaattaataattaatatctttaattaatttcggatttaattaattaatttttatatcaACAGACTCATTTtccagatgaagtctgaagtgaTGAAAGAATGCCAGagagcaaagcacccctctAAGAAGACGTAAAGATGAGTTTGAAGTGATGAAAGAATGCTAGAGAAAAAAGCACCGCTATgagaagatgtctcccaacagacaCATCTCATTCTCATACCTATTCTGAACAGGCATAAACCTATTATATAACATtcatctgcatggcatttagaacacacaaaaaatcaaattcttcttctacaatccCAAACCTTCTTACTAAGAGAATCACAAAGAAATTTGGCAGAAGTCTAATTTTCCGATGCTGGAATCTtgacttagatcgttgaatcccTGTGAGACAGACGTCCATAGAACTACAAGTACAGAGTAAGGACGAAATttttgtttcaaggacattacaGTACGCAAGCCTCAATATTCAGTTTGtctgtttaatattatttcgtTTTGTTCATActcaattaaattatttatttacatttattatttattagcatatataaatttagcATTGATTGTTAATATTTATCCCACACTTTCAAAGCACAATACAAGAATTGATTTTGTGCAAGAAATGTACTCTTGCATTTGCATACCTCTTCAGAACTCAAATGATTTTGGCCAAGATAGCTTTGTCTCCATTATATACTCTTCTTAACTGTATATATATTCGGCAAGcctttttttcatccaaattataAGGCCAGATTTTCTCTGTATTCCTTAACAGGGCGAATAATTGCTTTTAatgtttttccttaatgaaaaaaaatttgaagaaatgatACTAAGGACCTAATATGACAGTTGATTACAAATCCGAAATAATAGTCCAATACAAAGGAATGAAGTTACTCTAGCACATTTGGAATTAAAAAGTTTGGATCCGAGTCGGCGGCCCTAAGACTACGAGTTGGCGCAATAATATTGCAGTTGTTTTGTAATTGTAAATAGCAGTGGAAATACGAAGGATGGAATTATTCACAGGATTTACAAACTCTTAAGTATACAAGTTTGTGCACTAAACTTGATGAATAAGAAAATAACGAATGGTACTGTCAGTGACACCTAATTGTAGATACCGGCATCCATGCTTTGCCAAATCATGACCAATCTACTGCTGATGcaatgcaacatcagcttccaCTTGGTTAATATTTTCCGAGCTGATCAGCTTGTATAAACCTTGTCATATGGCATATCACAACCGCTGAGAAATCTAATATTCAAGCAACATCGATCATGTTCGTTGTTCGTGGACTTTATTGTTTGATGAAATATACATTGGTCAGGGTCTAAACCTGCTGGTCAGATTGTGTGGCTCAATCAGTCGACTATATGGAATGACGATTTAAAAACTAATTTCATATAAGAAATGTACGTGTTGTTAAGCCGCAACCCCCCAAGGCACCACAAATGTCCAGGCGCAGACTGGAGGAAAAattatgtatgtgtgtgtgtataaacaaaGTTTAGTCAGATTTGCAGAATTCCATGCCACGCCATTTTTCGGTTAGATGGAAATAATTTATGTACCTGACATAGACGTAGTCGACTTTTCAAGGGGTACCTGCAAGGCtgtaacattcttcaaactatACATATAAATTAAATCGCTATTTGCTTTTTTTTAAACATCTTATGAGTGATCGCTATCTCAATGATATTGATAAGATAATGTAGGCCCAGAAGTTCTTAAAAATCCAAGTaagaacaaaattaaataaataacaaaagtcaaaaacatctttaaaactcaaaattctaATATAACACTATGACGTTACGCACAGTCACGCAACCATTGGTGGTAGAAGAGCTGAACAAACACGATGAGTTTTGGCaacaacacaaaaataaataaataaataaataaccaaTACTTCATTGCAAGGCTATAAGTTTTAACTgtctactaaaaaaaaatcatgtcattgtcacttagtactacgatttagtggtatttctcttcgcttttgtttgtaagtgagagattttagattcgattctcgttaaagacgaatttgaactacactATTACTAACTCATTGACTTAACATATCTCTCTCCTTTAATgtatataatattgtttgtaaaaaaatttttaaaaaaaaggtcATTGTTCAAATCGGTTACCAAAGTCCGAATCTACAAAGCTTTATTTCTTCTGCCGGCTTTTGTGCATTTTTGACTTGATTTTCAATCTATTTCGCAATCTAATCCATCAGTCTCTTCCGTAAAGGATTTCTCTCCTACCCTTAAATGGTGAGTCTCTTATTTGGCAATTATTTTGTACGCCAAACTCATTGTAACACGTACTTCTCCATTATCAAATTTAAAATGCCAACCAACTTCTCATGTCGACTTAAATTGTTAAATCCTGATTAAACGAACGTCCATCGAACTATAAACATAGAGCAAGGACAAGATTATGTTTTAAGAACATTGCGGTACTCAAGCCTCCATCA
Protein-coding regions in this window:
- the LOC126591196 gene encoding uncharacterized protein LOC126591196, with the translated sequence MQNPTLTSASSSIDGSGAGCGHTGVRRKKIEDVICLQTGLPLTDKKNSYAIDFAVGHGNGGSKLCDERLGLALKSSRDATIPTADAAAMLFFFGFFAFLEREYSACFSEKLGWKFGI